The proteins below are encoded in one region of Tolumonas auensis DSM 9187:
- the malK gene encoding maltose/maltodextrin ABC transporter ATP-binding protein MalK — translation MAGVILRNVCKTFGDVTISKDINLDIEDGEFVVFVGPSGCGKSTLLRMIAGLEDITSGELLIGEQRMNEVPPAERGVGMVFQSYALYPHLSVADNMSFGLKLAGASKTEIQQRVQQAADILQLGALLDRQPKALSGGQRQRVAIGRTLVGEPNVFLLDEPLSNLDAALRVQMRIELARLHKRLGCTMIYVTHDQIEAMTLAHKIVVLDGGLVSQVGKPLALYHYPANRFVAGFLGSPKMNFLPVTVLAAESARVQVEIAGQTSLWLPVDGTSVSAGDQMTLGIRPEHLLDAAASPHQLHGTILVAEQLGNETQIHLQLAGQEHPLVYRHHDVAVVRDGTALTIGLPAERCHLFHADGRACQRLHPEPGV, via the coding sequence ATGGCGGGAGTTATCCTGCGTAACGTCTGTAAAACCTTCGGCGATGTCACCATATCCAAAGACATCAATCTCGATATTGAAGACGGTGAGTTTGTGGTTTTCGTCGGCCCGTCCGGCTGCGGAAAATCCACCCTGCTGCGCATGATCGCCGGGCTGGAAGATATCACCTCCGGTGAATTGCTGATTGGCGAGCAACGCATGAACGAAGTACCACCGGCCGAACGCGGCGTCGGTATGGTGTTCCAGTCGTATGCGCTCTATCCGCATCTTTCGGTTGCCGACAACATGTCCTTCGGCCTGAAACTGGCCGGCGCCAGCAAAACCGAAATTCAGCAGCGGGTACAACAGGCCGCCGACATCCTGCAACTTGGCGCATTACTGGATCGCCAGCCAAAAGCCCTCTCCGGCGGACAACGCCAGCGCGTCGCCATCGGTCGTACCCTGGTCGGCGAACCCAATGTCTTCCTGCTGGACGAACCGCTGTCCAACCTCGACGCCGCGCTGCGGGTACAGATGCGCATTGAACTGGCCCGCCTGCATAAACGTCTGGGTTGCACGATGATTTACGTGACCCACGATCAGATCGAAGCCATGACACTGGCGCATAAGATCGTGGTACTGGATGGCGGACTGGTTTCGCAGGTGGGTAAACCGCTGGCGCTGTATCACTACCCGGCCAACCGTTTTGTCGCCGGTTTTCTCGGCTCGCCGAAAATGAATTTCCTGCCCGTCACCGTACTGGCAGCAGAAAGCGCACGGGTACAGGTAGAGATCGCCGGACAAACCAGTCTCTGGCTTCCCGTTGATGGCACGTCTGTTTCAGCCGGAGATCAGATGACACTGGGTATCCGCCCGGAACATCTGCTGGATGCTGCCGCCAGCCCGCATCAGTTGCACGGCACCATTCTGGTAGCCGAACAACTCGGCAATGAAACGCAAATCCATCTGCAACTCGCCGGGCAAGAACACCCGCTGGTATACCGCCATCATGATGTTGCCGTGGTCAGGGATGGCACCGCGCTAACCATCGGATTACCCGCTGAACGCTGCCACTTGTTCCATGCCGATGGCCGGGCCTGCCAGCGCCTGCACCCGGAGCCCGGCGTATAA
- a CDS encoding O-antigen ligase family protein: MPVSSEQVKSLIIQSCYFLFGVLCISTRSGYSYAPAVLLLMSLPLLFRKQTYQILDRNGWLLFAILLIYPLVHGLSILTDGGTIKEFDRPSKVIMGAAILLFCLRNPPRFKWLMLGIATGAITAGSRALFDRLVTGYGRAFEWMVPIQGGDISMTLGLLSLCGVMWSIKTANKGLIVYFALASILGVLGSILSGSRGGWVLFPVILFVIYRIFKDWFSPKVKLGMGLALCLLVAFCLTPQSGVPTRIAAAKSDISLYLSGQNKNTSLGHRFEIWKSSVDSFLEKPLFGWGYHGVRQSQEQQYKQGLITKEAYDFNSHAHNQFLDEMAKRGIIGLGALLALLLIPLYLFKQYLNQSFTPETRTLAAAGVIVVLSTIDYSLSQAFLYHSSGIVFYCASIIFLYSAVRSQQPINGKSLL, from the coding sequence ATGCCAGTAAGCAGTGAACAAGTAAAATCCCTGATCATTCAAAGTTGCTATTTTTTGTTCGGTGTACTCTGTATCAGTACGAGAAGTGGTTACTCCTATGCACCAGCTGTGTTGCTGCTCATGTCATTGCCTCTGCTTTTCAGGAAACAAACCTACCAGATACTGGATAGAAACGGCTGGCTACTATTTGCGATTTTACTGATCTATCCACTGGTCCACGGTCTGTCGATTCTCACCGATGGCGGAACTATCAAAGAGTTTGATCGCCCGAGTAAAGTCATCATGGGTGCGGCGATCCTGCTGTTCTGTCTGCGCAATCCCCCCCGCTTTAAATGGCTAATGCTGGGCATTGCGACCGGCGCTATTACTGCTGGCAGCCGGGCTCTGTTTGATCGACTGGTGACGGGTTACGGCAGAGCCTTTGAATGGATGGTACCGATCCAGGGTGGCGATATCAGCATGACACTAGGTCTGCTCAGTCTGTGTGGTGTGATGTGGTCGATAAAAACAGCAAACAAAGGCCTGATCGTCTATTTTGCGCTAGCCTCAATCCTTGGCGTTCTGGGCAGTATTCTTTCCGGTTCCCGCGGCGGCTGGGTGTTATTTCCGGTCATCCTGTTTGTCATTTACCGTATTTTTAAAGACTGGTTCTCACCGAAAGTGAAACTCGGTATGGGTCTGGCGCTATGCCTGTTAGTGGCGTTCTGCCTGACTCCGCAGAGTGGTGTCCCGACACGTATTGCAGCCGCAAAAAGCGATATCAGCCTTTACTTGTCCGGGCAAAACAAAAACACCTCTCTGGGCCACCGCTTTGAAATCTGGAAAAGTTCGGTGGATAGCTTTCTGGAAAAACCACTGTTTGGCTGGGGCTACCACGGTGTGCGTCAGTCGCAGGAACAGCAATACAAACAAGGCTTAATAACCAAAGAGGCATATGACTTTAACAGTCATGCTCACAACCAGTTTCTGGATGAGATGGCCAAACGGGGCATTATCGGCTTAGGTGCCCTGCTGGCGCTGTTGCTGATCCCACTCTATCTGTTCAAACAATATCTGAATCAGTCATTCACACCGGAAACCCGGACACTCGCGGCAGCTGGCGTTATAGTGGTACTTTCCACGATAGATTACAGCCTGAGTCAGGCCTTTTTGTACCATAGCTCAGGTATCGTGTTTTATTGTGCCTCGATCATATTCTTATATTCGGCAGTCCGTTCCCAACAACCCATAAATGGTAAGAGCCTACTGTAA
- a CDS encoding maltoporin, whose translation MMHHLQKLPLALAIGAVLSSASAMAVDFHGYARSGIGWTSDGGEQQCHQLAGAGAKYRLGNECETYAELKLGQELYKENDQVFALDTNVAYSVSQQNDWESTSPAFREMNVQGKNLIAALPGANLWAGKRFYQRHDVHMIDFYYWDISGPGAGLENIDLGFGKLSAAVTRDTESGGSTAWIDGTETTKDTNNDIFDVRLASLATNTDGTLELGATYGHANTADGYELADDASENGVMLTAEHTQSMLNGFNKFVVQYATDSMTSWNNGHAQGASVNNNGSMVRVIDHGAISLNDKWDLMYVGLYQDTDLDNDNGSTWYSAGVRPMYKWTPIMSTQFEAGYDHVKDQASDETNKQYKVTLAQQWQAGNNQWARPAIRLYATYAKWDEKFGTGTSSLADDNQVTFGAQFEAWW comes from the coding sequence ATGATGCATCATCTGCAAAAACTGCCGCTGGCTCTGGCCATCGGTGCGGTACTGAGCTCCGCCTCCGCGATGGCGGTCGATTTTCACGGTTATGCCCGTTCCGGTATCGGCTGGACCAGTGATGGTGGCGAACAGCAGTGCCACCAGCTGGCCGGTGCCGGCGCCAAATATCGTCTCGGTAACGAATGTGAAACCTATGCCGAGCTGAAACTGGGGCAGGAGCTGTACAAAGAAAACGATCAGGTCTTCGCGCTGGATACCAACGTCGCCTATTCCGTATCACAGCAGAATGACTGGGAGTCCACCAGTCCGGCGTTCCGTGAAATGAACGTGCAAGGTAAAAACCTGATTGCCGCACTGCCCGGTGCCAACCTGTGGGCCGGTAAACGCTTCTACCAGCGTCATGACGTGCACATGATCGACTTCTACTACTGGGATATTTCCGGTCCGGGCGCCGGTCTGGAAAACATCGATCTGGGCTTCGGCAAACTGTCTGCCGCCGTCACCCGTGACACTGAAAGCGGTGGTTCTACCGCGTGGATTGATGGCACAGAAACCACTAAAGATACCAATAACGATATCTTTGATGTGCGTCTGGCCAGCCTGGCCACCAATACCGACGGCACGCTGGAACTGGGCGCCACTTACGGCCATGCCAACACGGCGGATGGTTACGAGCTGGCGGATGATGCCTCTGAAAACGGCGTCATGTTAACGGCCGAACATACCCAGAGCATGCTGAATGGCTTCAATAAATTCGTGGTGCAGTATGCGACCGATTCCATGACCTCCTGGAATAACGGCCATGCACAAGGCGCATCCGTCAACAACAACGGCAGTATGGTCCGCGTTATCGATCACGGTGCTATCAGCCTGAACGACAAGTGGGATCTGATGTACGTCGGTTTGTATCAGGACACCGACCTGGACAATGACAACGGCAGCACCTGGTACAGCGCCGGCGTTCGTCCGATGTATAAATGGACGCCGATCATGAGCACCCAGTTCGAAGCCGGTTATGACCATGTCAAAGACCAGGCCTCTGACGAAACCAACAAGCAGTATAAAGTCACGCTGGCACAGCAATGGCAGGCCGGTAACAACCAGTGGGCCCGTCCGGCGATCCGTCTGTATGCCACCTACGCCAAGTGGGATGAAAAATTCGGCACCGGCACCAGCAGTCTGGCTGACGATAATCAGGTTACCTTCGGCGCACAGTTCGAAGCCTGGTGGTAA
- the malK gene encoding maltose/maltodextrin ABC transporter ATP-binding protein MalK — translation MAGVTLRNVCKTYGEVAISKDINLEINNGEFVVFVGPSGCGKSTLLRMIAGLEDISAGDLMIGERRMNDVPPAERGVGMVFQSYALYPHLSVADNMSFGLKLAGAGKPQIQQRVNHASEVLQLAHLLERKPKALSGGQRQRVAIGRTLVAEPQVFLLDEPLSNLDAGLRVQMRIEIARLHKRLRSTMIYVTHDQVEAMTLADKIVVLEGGSIAQVGKPLELYHYPANRFVAGFIGSPKMNFLPVRVHATEAERVQVELPDEQLLWLQVDSRDVQIGSMLSLGIRPEHLLPGEAAEYRLRGEVSVVEQLGNETQIHVQMPTIQQNLVYRHNDVALVEEGSMIEIGLPVQRCHLFREDGTACRRLHKELGV, via the coding sequence ATGGCGGGCGTGACACTGCGTAATGTATGCAAAACCTACGGCGAGGTAGCGATTTCCAAAGACATCAATCTGGAGATCAATAACGGCGAGTTTGTGGTCTTTGTCGGTCCGTCCGGCTGTGGTAAGTCAACCCTGCTGCGCATGATTGCCGGTCTGGAAGACATTTCCGCCGGGGATTTGATGATCGGTGAACGCCGCATGAATGACGTGCCCCCCGCGGAGCGCGGTGTCGGCATGGTGTTCCAGTCCTATGCGCTCTACCCGCATCTCTCCGTGGCCGACAACATGTCGTTTGGCCTGAAACTGGCCGGCGCCGGTAAACCACAGATCCAGCAGCGGGTAAATCATGCATCGGAAGTGCTGCAACTGGCGCACCTTCTGGAACGTAAACCGAAAGCCCTCTCCGGCGGCCAGCGCCAGCGCGTCGCCATCGGCCGGACGCTGGTGGCGGAACCGCAGGTGTTCCTGCTGGATGAACCACTGTCCAACCTCGATGCCGGTCTGCGCGTGCAGATGCGTATCGAAATCGCCCGTCTGCACAAGCGTCTGCGCAGCACCATGATTTACGTCACCCACGATCAGGTCGAAGCGATGACGCTGGCCGACAAAATCGTGGTGCTGGAAGGCGGCAGCATCGCCCAGGTCGGTAAACCACTCGAACTCTATCACTATCCAGCCAACCGTTTTGTCGCCGGTTTCATCGGCTCGCCGAAAATGAATTTCCTGCCGGTGCGGGTACACGCCACCGAAGCCGAACGCGTACAGGTGGAGTTACCGGATGAGCAGCTGTTGTGGTTGCAGGTAGACAGCCGCGATGTGCAAATCGGCAGCATGCTCTCACTCGGTATCCGTCCGGAGCATCTGCTGCCCGGCGAAGCCGCCGAATACCGCCTGCGCGGTGAAGTCAGTGTGGTCGAACAGCTCGGTAACGAGACCCAAATCCACGTGCAGATGCCGACCATCCAGCAAAACCTGGTCTATCGCCACAACGACGTCGCACTGGTCGAGGAAGGCTCCATGATTGAAATCGGTCTGCCCGTGCAGCGTTGTCACCTGTTCCGCGAAGACGGCACCGCCTGCCGCCGGCTGCATAAAGAATTGGGCGTCTAG
- the malM gene encoding maltose operon protein MalM, protein MKYTTLAFLLSLTIGGLAAPVFAAEDNHTAPAITASQLQTIHWQSVQAGENAEFDMNASGQNLSLNQISGKVLALQLPADHGTLTLRLRSLIDGKQVFSPNVLVLDQQQQPAAFYSSNQFSYQPASLLTGDRLEGTLKLSPAPGQKSIYLLIYTTPQDVAQHTTLEGAVKAYAKATGNQPPNIPDPVAQHSAQGHLSLKVTTERNNDAVTIGSNHSGIAAASPVAAPATQEITAPAVTGLLPETENYFNLQIRQAVKNSDMARALTLVGEAEHLGSATARTTFINSVQPRK, encoded by the coding sequence ATGAAATACACCACGCTCGCTTTTTTGCTTTCGCTGACAATCGGTGGTCTGGCTGCACCGGTTTTCGCAGCAGAAGACAACCATACCGCCCCGGCCATTACCGCGTCACAGCTGCAAACCATTCACTGGCAATCGGTACAGGCCGGTGAAAACGCCGAATTCGACATGAATGCCTCAGGACAAAACCTCAGCCTGAACCAGATCAGCGGCAAAGTGCTGGCACTGCAACTGCCTGCTGATCACGGCACGCTGACACTGCGCTTACGCAGTCTGATTGATGGCAAACAGGTCTTTTCGCCGAACGTACTGGTTTTGGATCAGCAACAGCAGCCCGCCGCGTTTTACTCCAGCAACCAGTTCAGCTACCAGCCCGCCTCGCTGTTAACCGGCGATCGACTGGAAGGCACACTGAAACTTTCCCCGGCACCGGGACAGAAAAGTATCTATCTGCTGATCTACACCACACCGCAGGATGTGGCGCAACACACCACGCTGGAAGGTGCGGTGAAAGCCTATGCCAAAGCCACCGGCAATCAGCCACCGAATATTCCCGATCCAGTCGCCCAACACAGCGCACAGGGTCATCTCAGCCTGAAAGTCACTACTGAACGGAATAATGATGCGGTCACCATCGGCAGCAATCATTCCGGTATCGCCGCCGCCAGCCCGGTCGCAGCACCGGCAACGCAAGAAATCACTGCACCGGCAGTAACCGGCTTGCTGCCCGAGACGGAGAATTACTTCAACCTGCAGATCCGGCAAGCAGTTAAAAACAGCGATATGGCACGGGCACTCACATTAGTCGGAGAAGCCGAGCACTTGGGCTCCGCCACCGCCCGCACCACCTTCATCAACAGTGTTCAACCCCGTAAATGA
- the rfaD gene encoding ADP-glyceromanno-heptose 6-epimerase: MIIVTGGAGFIGSNLVKALNQAGRKDIVVVDDLTDGTKFVNLVDLDIADYIDKDEFIARIVSGDHFEEWGGISAILHQGACSATTEWNGKFVMDVNYEYSKDLLHYCLEYGVQFIYASSAATYGGRNDNFIEERRFEQPLNVYGYSKFLFDEYVRRILPETDLQIVGLKYFNVYGPREQHKGSMASVAFHLNNQVLKGENVKLFEGCDGFPNGGQTRDFIYVEDVAKVVLWFMNHPDKSGIFNCGTGKAEPFQNVAEAVLKHHGKGEIEYIPFPDHLKGRYQSFTQADLTKLRATGCDVKFRTVAEGVAEYMAWLNK, encoded by the coding sequence ATGATCATCGTAACTGGTGGCGCCGGTTTTATCGGCAGTAATCTGGTAAAAGCATTAAACCAGGCGGGTCGTAAAGACATCGTGGTGGTTGACGATCTGACTGACGGCACCAAATTCGTCAATCTGGTCGATCTGGATATCGCTGATTACATCGACAAAGACGAGTTCATTGCGCGCATTGTTTCCGGTGACCATTTCGAAGAGTGGGGCGGCATCAGCGCCATTCTGCATCAGGGCGCCTGCTCCGCCACCACCGAGTGGAACGGCAAGTTCGTGATGGACGTGAATTACGAATACTCCAAAGACCTGCTGCATTACTGTCTGGAATATGGCGTGCAGTTTATTTACGCCTCGTCTGCCGCGACTTACGGTGGCCGCAATGACAACTTCATCGAAGAGCGTCGTTTTGAACAGCCGCTGAACGTTTACGGCTACTCCAAATTCCTGTTTGACGAATATGTCCGCCGTATTCTGCCGGAAACCGATCTGCAGATCGTCGGTCTGAAATACTTCAACGTCTACGGCCCGCGTGAACAGCATAAAGGCAGCATGGCCAGCGTGGCGTTCCACCTGAACAATCAGGTGCTGAAAGGTGAAAACGTCAAACTGTTCGAGGGTTGTGACGGCTTCCCGAATGGCGGCCAGACCCGTGATTTCATCTACGTCGAAGACGTTGCCAAAGTGGTACTGTGGTTTATGAATCACCCGGACAAATCCGGTATCTTCAACTGCGGCACCGGCAAGGCAGAACCATTCCAGAACGTGGCCGAAGCCGTACTGAAACATCATGGCAAAGGCGAGATTGAATACATCCCGTTCCCGGATCACCTGAAAGGCCGCTATCAGAGCTTTACCCAGGCCGATCTGACCAAGCTGCGCGCCACCGGCTGTGACGTGAAATTCCGTACCGTCGCTGAAGGTGTTGCTGAATACATGGCGTGGCTGAACAAATAA